Proteins co-encoded in one Lysobacter solisilvae genomic window:
- a CDS encoding BaiN/RdsA family NAD(P)/FAD-dependent oxidoreductase: MQSCDVLVIGGGAAGLMCAITAGQRGLRAVVIEHANRVGKKILMSGGGRCNFTNTGASPAQYLSANRHFCKSALARYTPAHFIELVDRHGIAWHEKELGQLFCDESSKQIVKMLLDECEAAGVRIHTQCSIERVAHGDSGQFHLHTTRGAFSAPALVVASGGLSIPSMGASGFGFELARQFGHSVLPTRAGLVPLTLSGKHQERLEDLSGVAFPVEARCGKAAFHNHLLITHRGISGPAILQISSYWQPGDDLRLDLLPGQDALESLHRWQAQRPAAELKTVLGDVLPKRFAQRLCEVWLPNRPMKQYNEPQLRELAAQLEAWPLVASGTEGYRTAEVTLGGVDTDELSSSTMQSRRVPGLYFIGEVVDVTGWLGGYNFQWAWASAHAAGSAVLQE, from the coding sequence GGTCATCGGCGGCGGCGCGGCCGGACTGATGTGCGCCATCACCGCCGGCCAGCGCGGCCTGCGCGCGGTGGTGATCGAACACGCCAACCGCGTCGGCAAGAAGATCCTGATGTCCGGCGGCGGCCGCTGCAACTTCACCAACACCGGCGCCTCGCCCGCGCAGTACCTGTCGGCCAACCGCCACTTCTGCAAGTCGGCGCTGGCCCGCTACACGCCGGCGCATTTCATCGAGCTGGTCGACCGGCACGGCATCGCCTGGCACGAAAAGGAGCTGGGCCAGTTGTTCTGCGACGAGTCGTCCAAGCAGATCGTGAAGATGCTGCTCGACGAATGCGAAGCCGCCGGCGTGCGCATCCACACCCAGTGCAGCATCGAGCGCGTCGCGCACGGCGACAGCGGGCAGTTCCACCTGCACACCACGCGCGGCGCCTTCAGCGCGCCGGCGCTGGTGGTGGCCAGCGGCGGGCTGTCGATCCCGAGCATGGGTGCGAGCGGCTTCGGCTTCGAGCTGGCGCGCCAGTTCGGACACAGCGTGCTGCCCACGCGCGCCGGCCTGGTGCCGCTCACGCTCAGCGGCAAGCACCAGGAGCGGCTGGAGGATCTCAGCGGCGTGGCGTTTCCGGTCGAGGCGCGCTGCGGCAAGGCGGCCTTCCACAACCATCTGCTGATCACCCACCGTGGCATCAGCGGGCCGGCGATCCTGCAGATCTCCTCCTACTGGCAGCCGGGCGACGACCTGCGCCTGGACCTGCTGCCCGGCCAGGACGCGCTGGAGTCGCTGCACCGCTGGCAGGCGCAGCGGCCCGCCGCGGAACTGAAGACCGTGCTGGGCGACGTGCTGCCCAAGCGCTTCGCCCAGCGTCTGTGCGAGGTGTGGCTGCCCAATCGCCCGATGAAGCAGTACAACGAGCCGCAGCTGCGCGAACTGGCCGCGCAGCTGGAAGCCTGGCCCCTGGTGGCCAGCGGCACCGAGGGCTACCGCACGGCGGAAGTGACCCTGGGCGGCGTCGACACCGACGAACTGTCCTCCAGCACGATGCAGTCCCGGCGCGTGCCCGGCCTGTACTTCATCGGCGAGGTGGTCGACGTCACCGGCTGGCTGGGTGGTTACAACTTCCAGTGGGCGTGGGCATCGGCGCACGCGGCGGGCAGCGCGGTGCTGCAGGAGTAG
- a CDS encoding HD domain-containing protein — translation MPHEFLASLPAEQQLALEAAYATPARAYHNVRHVGEVLRHFDAATQEAGFEREAEARLAVLYHDAIYEPGRADNEARSAGLAREHLQRWPQPGVDSGRVEELILLTARHGRLQPGEVDRDAAQFLDCDMAILGSDPDTFSAYDRAIAAEYRGEVPAWLYKLNRRRFLKGLLGRERIFLSDWGHARFDAQARINLRRAVTHKQ, via the coding sequence ATGCCCCACGAATTCCTGGCATCGCTGCCCGCCGAACAACAGCTCGCGCTGGAAGCCGCCTATGCGACGCCGGCGCGGGCGTACCACAACGTCCGCCACGTCGGCGAGGTCCTGCGCCATTTCGATGCCGCCACGCAGGAAGCCGGCTTCGAGCGCGAGGCTGAAGCCAGGCTGGCGGTGCTCTACCACGACGCGATCTACGAGCCCGGCCGCGCCGACAACGAAGCCCGCTCCGCCGGGCTGGCGCGCGAGCACCTGCAGCGCTGGCCGCAACCCGGCGTGGACAGTGGACGCGTCGAAGAGCTCATCCTGCTGACGGCACGCCACGGGCGCCTGCAGCCGGGCGAGGTCGATCGCGATGCCGCACAGTTCCTCGACTGCGACATGGCGATCCTGGGCAGCGATCCGGACACCTTCAGCGCGTACGACCGCGCGATCGCCGCCGAATACCGCGGCGAGGTTCCGGCGTGGCTCTACAAACTCAACCGCCGCCGCTTCCTGAAAGGATTGCTGGGCCGCGAACGCATCTTCCTGAGCGACTGGGGCCACGCGCGCTTCGACGCGCAGGCGCGCATCAACCTGCGCCGCGCGGTCACGCACAAGCAGTGA
- a CDS encoding dienelactone hydrolase family protein produces the protein MTTPRRPKASDFDPEVLDLFDKYVHGLIDRRGFLTGAARFAVGATGAAALLAALTPQFAAAQQIKPDDQRLQAGFVEFDSPKGYGKGRGYLVRPAKAAGPLPLVLVSHENRGLNPHIEDVARRMALENFIAFAPDALFPLGGYPGDEDAARAKFATLDQDKTRQDFLAAARYLRSVEGSNGRMGAVGFCWGGGMSNFLASQCPDLDAAAPFYGNAAPLEDVGDINAELLVVLAANDERINKEWPAYEAALKAAGVKYTVYQPEGTQHGFHNDTTPRYDEDAAREAWRRTLTLFNRTLRGQGGKDTKTKDKSA, from the coding sequence ATGACCACGCCCCGGCGCCCCAAGGCGAGCGACTTCGATCCGGAAGTCCTGGATCTGTTCGACAAGTACGTGCACGGCCTGATCGACCGGCGCGGCTTCCTGACCGGCGCCGCGCGTTTCGCGGTGGGCGCCACCGGCGCGGCCGCCCTGCTGGCCGCGCTGACGCCGCAGTTCGCCGCCGCGCAGCAGATCAAGCCGGACGACCAGCGCCTGCAGGCCGGCTTCGTGGAGTTCGATTCCCCGAAGGGATACGGCAAGGGGCGCGGCTATCTGGTGCGTCCGGCCAAGGCAGCCGGACCCTTGCCGCTGGTGCTGGTGAGCCACGAGAACCGCGGCCTGAATCCGCACATCGAGGACGTGGCCCGTCGCATGGCGCTGGAGAACTTCATCGCCTTCGCGCCCGACGCGCTGTTCCCGCTGGGCGGCTATCCCGGCGACGAGGACGCCGCGCGGGCGAAGTTCGCCACGCTCGACCAGGACAAGACGCGGCAGGACTTCCTCGCGGCCGCGCGGTACCTGCGCTCGGTGGAAGGCAGCAACGGCCGCATGGGCGCGGTGGGCTTCTGCTGGGGCGGCGGCATGTCCAACTTCCTGGCCTCGCAGTGCCCCGACTTGGACGCGGCGGCGCCGTTCTATGGCAATGCGGCGCCGCTGGAGGACGTGGGCGACATCAATGCCGAACTGCTGGTCGTGCTGGCGGCCAACGACGAACGCATCAACAAGGAATGGCCGGCCTACGAGGCGGCGCTCAAGGCGGCCGGAGTGAAGTACACCGTCTACCAGCCCGAAGGCACGCAGCACGGCTTCCACAACGACACCACGCCGCGCTACGACGAAGACGCGGCGCGCGAAGCGTGGCGGCGCACGCTCACGCTGTTCAACCGCACGCTGCGCGGGCAGGGCGGGAAGGACACGAAGACAAAGGATAAATCAGCCTGA